A DNA window from Trichomycterus rosablanca isolate fTriRos1 chromosome 9, fTriRos1.hap1, whole genome shotgun sequence contains the following coding sequences:
- the cgrrf1 gene encoding cell growth regulator with RING finger domain protein 1 — protein sequence MAAEFIVKLYEYSPLFYISLISVCFILTVTLLLSWFGFDVPVMVRSSDEGDSLPPAPEKKMVQVPNPFALELGTTPPGTVKDGVCLRTCCLEECVLTCFWGCSVQALQAALHTHRSGDALNSAASFQRALHGHYRHAQTFTVGREERGECVTHIPPQLGVTDFGFLPRSCYPLVAVLTLAKSDDRDAYNIVASVTVLHVPDDRYTLSGRVLFHYLLTAAGNLYDLKPLFMSTDGTSPAPTAESEEELHTEAPETGEAEPEEEGAWQGAAERDCVVCQNAAVNRVLLPCRHACVCDECVVHFQHCPMCRTFICESFTLSTLS from the exons ATGGCGGCGGAGTTTATAGTGAAGTTATATGAATATTCACCGCTGTTTTATATCAGTCTGATCTCAGTCTGCTTCATCCTCACTGTTACACTGTTACTGAGctg GTTCGGCTTTGATGTCCCTGTGATGGTGAGGAGTTCAGATGAAGGTGATTCTCTCCCTCCTGCTCCTGAGAAGAAAATGGTTCAGGTGCCGAACCCGTTTGCTCTGGAGCTGGGCACCACCCCCCCGGGCACGGTGAAAG ACGGCGTGTGTTTGAGGACCTGCtgtttggaggagtgtgtgctgACTTGTTTTTGGGGTTGCAGTGTTCAGGCTCTGCAGGCGGCGCTGCACACACACCGATCCGGAGACGCCCTGAACTCGGCGGCTTCGTTCCAGCGGGCACTGCACGGGCACTACCGCCACGCCCAGACCTTCAC GGTGGGTCGGGAGGAGAGAGGCGAGTGTGTTACCCACATCCCCCCTCAGCTCGGGGTCACTGATTTTGGTTTCCTGCCTCGTTCCTGCTACCCGCTAGTCGCCGTTCTCACGCTAGCAAAGAGTGACGACAGAGACGCCTACAACATA GTGGCGAGTGTGACGGTGCTGCATGTTCCTGATGACCGGTACACCCTGTCAGGACGGGTCCTGTTCCATTACCTGCTCACCGCTGCTGGGAACCTGTACGATCTGAAG CCGCTCTTCATGTCGACGGACGGCACGAGCCCCGCCCCTACAGCCGAGTCCGAGGAGGAGCTACACACAGAGGCGCCTGAGACCGGAGAGGCGGAGCCCGAGGAGGAAGGGGCGTGGCAGGGAGCGGCCGAGAGAGACTGCGTCGTGTGTCAGAACGCGGCGGTGAACCGCGTGTTGTTGCCGTGCCGACACGCATGTGTGTGCGATGAGTGTGTGGTGCACTTTCAGCACTGCCCCATGTGTCGGACTTTCATCTGCGAGTCCTTCACCTTATCAACCCTGTCCTGA